Proteins encoded in a region of the Pseudomonas sp. GOM7 genome:
- a CDS encoding DNA polymerase II: protein MTQPQQGFVLSRHWRDTPEGTEVAFWLATDAGPRQVRLPPQESVAFIPAEQRAWAEPLLRNEKGVELRELGLRDFKRRPVLGLYCRQYRQLLQLEKKLRQVGVDVFEADIRPPDRYLMERFITATVAFEGVEQQDGSLSCKSLKPAADYRPVLRLVSLDIETSARGELYSIALEGCGQRQVYMLGPANGDASAVDFDLEYCDSRKALLERLNAWLAQYDPDAVIGWNLVQFDLRVLRDHAEQFKVPLLLGRGGDVMGWRQHNSSQHYFAEAAGRLIIDGIEALRSATWSFSSFSLESVAQTLLGEGKAIDTPYARMDEIQRMFDEDKPALARYNLKDCELVTRIFAHTDLLAFLLERSSVTGLAADRSGGSVAAFTHLYLPPMHRLGFVAPNLGDIRGENSPGGFVMDSRPGLYDSVLVLDYKSLYPSIIRSFLIDPVGLVEGLHQPDDEHSVEGFRGARFSRTQHCLPAIVERVWQGREAAKREGNQPLSQALKIIMNAFYGVLGSSGCRFFDPRLASSITLRGHQIMKRTRELIEAEGHAVIYGDTDSTFVWLGRAHDEEEATRIGRALVARVNAWWREHLQSEYGLNSALELQFETHYRRFLMPTIRGTEEGSKKRYAGLVRTVDGSERMVFKGLETVRTDWSPLAQRFQQELYRLVFAGQPYEDYVRDYVKRTLAGELDELLVYRKRLRRRLDDYQRNVPPHVRAARLADEHNQRLGRPLQYQRGGWISYLITTAGPQPLERLLSPLDYEHYISRQLKPVADAILPFVGGDFERLLDGQLGLF, encoded by the coding sequence GACACACCGGAGGGCACCGAAGTGGCCTTCTGGCTGGCCACCGATGCCGGCCCGCGCCAGGTGCGCCTGCCGCCTCAGGAGTCGGTGGCCTTTATCCCCGCCGAGCAGCGCGCCTGGGCCGAACCGTTGCTGCGTAATGAGAAGGGTGTCGAGCTGCGCGAGCTTGGGTTGCGCGACTTCAAGCGCCGCCCGGTGCTGGGGCTGTACTGCCGCCAGTACCGTCAGTTGCTGCAGTTGGAGAAGAAGCTGCGCCAGGTCGGCGTCGACGTCTTTGAGGCCGATATCCGCCCGCCGGATCGCTACCTGATGGAGCGTTTCATCACCGCAACGGTGGCCTTCGAGGGCGTCGAACAGCAGGACGGCAGCCTGTCATGCAAGTCGCTCAAACCCGCCGCCGATTACCGCCCGGTGCTGCGCCTGGTGTCGCTGGATATCGAGACCAGCGCCCGTGGCGAGCTGTATTCCATCGCCCTGGAGGGCTGCGGCCAGCGCCAGGTGTACATGCTCGGCCCGGCCAATGGTGACGCCAGCGCCGTCGACTTCGACCTGGAGTACTGCGACAGCCGCAAGGCGCTGCTGGAGCGCCTGAATGCCTGGCTGGCTCAGTATGATCCCGATGCCGTCATCGGCTGGAACCTGGTGCAGTTCGACCTGCGCGTGCTGCGCGATCACGCCGAGCAGTTCAAGGTGCCGCTGCTGCTGGGGCGGGGTGGCGACGTGATGGGCTGGCGCCAGCACAACAGCAGCCAGCACTACTTCGCCGAGGCAGCCGGGCGGCTGATCATCGACGGCATCGAGGCGCTGCGTTCGGCCACCTGGAGTTTCTCCTCGTTCAGCCTCGAATCGGTAGCGCAGACCCTGCTCGGCGAGGGCAAGGCCATCGACACGCCCTATGCACGGATGGACGAGATCCAGCGCATGTTCGATGAGGACAAGCCGGCGCTGGCCCGCTACAACCTCAAGGACTGCGAGCTGGTCACGCGCATCTTCGCCCACACCGATCTGCTCGCCTTCCTCCTGGAGCGCTCCAGCGTCACCGGCCTGGCCGCTGACCGCAGCGGCGGCTCGGTGGCGGCTTTCACCCACCTGTACCTGCCGCCCATGCACCGCCTGGGCTTCGTCGCGCCCAATCTTGGCGACATTCGTGGCGAGAACAGCCCCGGCGGCTTCGTCATGGATTCGCGCCCTGGCCTCTACGACTCGGTGCTGGTGCTGGACTACAAGAGCCTGTACCCCTCGATCATCCGCAGCTTTCTGATCGACCCAGTAGGGCTGGTGGAAGGCTTGCACCAGCCAGATGATGAACACTCGGTGGAAGGTTTTCGCGGCGCACGCTTCTCCCGCACCCAGCATTGCCTGCCGGCCATCGTCGAGCGCGTCTGGCAGGGGCGCGAGGCGGCCAAGCGTGAAGGCAACCAGCCGCTTTCGCAGGCGTTGAAAATCATCATGAACGCCTTCTACGGCGTGCTCGGCTCCAGCGGCTGCCGCTTCTTCGACCCGCGCCTGGCCTCGTCCATCACCCTGCGCGGGCACCAGATCATGAAGCGCACCCGCGAGCTGATCGAGGCCGAAGGCCATGCGGTGATCTATGGCGATACCGATTCCACCTTCGTCTGGCTTGGCCGCGCCCATGACGAGGAGGAGGCGACGCGCATCGGTCGTGCGCTGGTAGCCCGTGTGAACGCCTGGTGGCGCGAGCATCTGCAAAGTGAGTACGGCCTGAACAGCGCCCTGGAACTGCAGTTCGAGACTCACTACCGGCGCTTTCTCATGCCCACCATTCGCGGCACCGAGGAGGGCAGCAAGAAGCGCTATGCCGGCCTGGTACGCACCGTCGATGGCAGCGAGCGCATGGTGTTCAAGGGCCTGGAGACGGTACGCACCGACTGGTCGCCACTGGCGCAGCGCTTCCAGCAGGAGCTGTACCGCCTGGTATTTGCCGGCCAGCCCTACGAGGACTATGTGCGCGACTACGTGAAGCGCACCCTGGCCGGCGAGCTGGACGAACTGCTGGTGTACCGCAAGCGTTTGCGCCGGCGCCTCGACGACTACCAACGCAATGTGCCGCCGCATGTGCGCGCCGCGCGCCTGGCCGACGAGCACAACCAGCGTCTGGGCCGGCCGCTGCAATACCAGCGCGGCGGCTGGATCAGCTACCTGATCACCACGGCCGGGCCGCAACCGCTGGAGCGCCTGCTGTCGCCGCTGGACTACGAGCACTACATCAGCCGCCAGCTCAAGCCGGTGGCCGATGCCATCCTGCCCTTCGTCGGGGGGGATTTCGAGCGTTTGCTGGATGGGCAGTTGGGGTTGTTCTGA
- a CDS encoding DUF2878 domain-containing protein translates to MPKLIANALLFQLGWLACVLGGDGLWLLVVAGVLAVHLLWVSSWAAEGKLLLSVFLAGSALDSFLLNLGVFDFGEPRQLIPLWLALLWLLLATTLNHCLAWTAQPWWRGSLLGALGAPLSYYGGAQLADVSLPLGTWPTLALLAVIWAAVMPVLHGFARLYRAQYEDQLRRQRGA, encoded by the coding sequence ATGCCTAAACTGATCGCCAACGCCCTTCTCTTCCAGCTTGGCTGGCTCGCCTGCGTGCTGGGCGGTGACGGCCTCTGGCTGCTGGTGGTGGCCGGGGTGTTGGCGGTGCACCTGCTGTGGGTAAGTAGCTGGGCGGCGGAAGGCAAGCTGCTGCTCAGCGTGTTCCTCGCCGGCAGCGCGCTGGACAGCTTTCTGCTCAACCTCGGGGTATTCGACTTCGGTGAGCCACGCCAGTTGATTCCGCTGTGGCTGGCCCTGCTCTGGCTGCTGCTGGCGACCACCCTCAACCACTGCCTGGCCTGGACGGCGCAACCCTGGTGGCGCGGCAGCCTGCTCGGCGCCCTCGGTGCGCCGCTGTCCTACTACGGCGGCGCGCAGCTCGCCGACGTCAGCCTGCCCCTGGGCACCTGGCCGACCCTGGCCCTGCTGGCGGTGATCTGGGCGGCGGTGATGCCGGTGCTACATGGTTTTGCCAGGTTGTATCGGGCGCAGTACGAAGACCAGTTGCGCCGCCAACGCGGCGCATGA
- a CDS encoding SAM-dependent methyltransferase, protein MKSSSLNSAKNLVRSGNGIGASLLRRAVLRQLQNLRHGLLIIHEAGDSLHFGDPQARLRAEIDVHDPAVWGLVAGNGSIGSGEAYIHGYWSTPDLTAVIRIFVANLDVLDAMEGGLARLGRPLIQGLHWLNRNTRSGSRRNIAAHYDLGNELFEQFLDPTMMYSAAMFRSDDESLLQAQLNKLERICQKLDLKRSDHLLEIGTGWGSMAIHAATRYGCRVTTTTLSREQYAHTQQRIRELGLEDRITLLLEDYRDLSGQYDKLVSIEMIEAVGHHFLPTYFAQCARLLKPDGLMLLQAITIRDQRYEQARRSVDFIQRYIFPGGALPSMHKMLDVVSRHTDLNLHHMEDFGLHYARTLRIWHDNLRQARHRLEQLGYDDYFYRLWEFYLCYCEGGFLERTIGTAQLLLAKPSARPAPLLGNLDA, encoded by the coding sequence ATGAAAAGCTCTAGCCTGAACTCCGCGAAGAACCTGGTGCGCAGCGGCAACGGCATCGGTGCCAGCCTGCTGCGCCGCGCCGTACTGCGCCAGTTGCAGAATCTGCGCCACGGCCTGCTGATCATCCACGAAGCCGGCGACAGCCTGCACTTCGGCGACCCGCAGGCGCGTCTGCGCGCCGAGATCGACGTGCACGACCCGGCCGTCTGGGGTCTGGTGGCCGGCAACGGCTCGATCGGCTCGGGCGAGGCCTATATTCACGGCTACTGGAGCACCCCGGATCTGACCGCGGTGATCCGCATCTTCGTCGCCAACCTCGACGTGCTCGATGCCATGGAGGGCGGTCTGGCGCGCCTGGGGCGCCCGCTGATCCAGGGCCTGCACTGGCTCAACCGCAATACCCGCAGCGGCTCGCGGCGCAACATCGCCGCGCACTACGACCTGGGCAACGAGCTGTTCGAGCAGTTCCTCGACCCCACCATGATGTACTCGGCGGCGATGTTCCGCAGCGACGACGAGAGTCTGCTACAGGCCCAGCTGAACAAGCTCGAACGCATCTGCCAGAAGCTCGATCTCAAGCGCAGCGACCACCTGCTGGAGATCGGCACCGGCTGGGGCAGCATGGCCATCCACGCCGCGACCCGCTACGGCTGCCGGGTGACCACCACCACCCTGTCACGCGAACAGTACGCCCATACCCAGCAGCGCATTCGCGAGCTGGGCCTGGAAGATCGCATCACCCTGCTGCTGGAGGACTACCGCGACCTGAGCGGCCAGTACGACAAACTGGTGTCCATCGAAATGATCGAAGCCGTCGGCCATCACTTCCTGCCCACCTACTTCGCCCAGTGCGCGCGCTTGCTCAAGCCCGATGGGCTGATGCTGCTGCAGGCCATCACCATCCGCGACCAGCGCTACGAACAGGCGCGGCGCAGCGTCGACTTCATCCAGCGCTACATCTTCCCCGGCGGCGCGCTGCCGTCGATGCACAAGATGCTCGACGTGGTCAGCCGGCATACCGACCTCAACCTGCACCACATGGAAGACTTCGGCCTGCACTACGCGCGCACCCTGCGTATCTGGCACGACAACCTGCGCCAGGCGCGGCATCGCCTCGAGCAACTGGGTTACGACGATTATTTCTACCGGCTGTGGGAGTTCTACCTGTGCTATTGCGAAGGGGGCTTCCTCGAACGCACCATTGGCACCGCCCAACTGCTGCTGGCCAAACCCTCGGCGCGGCCTGCTCCCCTTCTAGGAAACCTCGATGCCTAA
- a CDS encoding DUF1365 domain-containing protein — protein MISALYNGWVQHRRFAPRKHAFRYRMGLLYLDLSEQAQLFALSRLAGAGRWAPFAFRESDYLPEATRQGTPLHEAVRDRVQAALGIRPQGRICVLTQPRSWGLAFNPVSLFYCHDAEQRLMAVLCEVSNTPWRERYHYVLPASGEGRQRFSVDKAFHVSPFLPRELQYRMSLSPVGERLGVHMADWQGDTKVFDANLALQRQPLTRASLHRYLLSFPWMAGKTLLAIYWQALRLLLKRIPIFDHRPAEGSFRVARPQAKDMPHEKL, from the coding sequence GTGATCAGCGCCCTGTACAACGGCTGGGTGCAGCACCGTCGCTTCGCCCCGCGCAAGCATGCCTTCCGCTATCGCATGGGCCTGCTGTATCTGGATCTGAGCGAACAGGCGCAACTGTTCGCCCTGTCGCGTCTGGCCGGCGCCGGTCGCTGGGCGCCCTTCGCCTTCCGCGAAAGCGACTATCTGCCCGAGGCCACACGCCAGGGCACGCCTTTGCACGAGGCGGTGCGCGACCGCGTGCAAGCGGCCCTCGGCATCCGCCCGCAGGGGCGCATCTGCGTGCTGACGCAGCCGCGTAGCTGGGGCCTGGCCTTCAACCCGGTGAGCCTCTTCTACTGCCACGACGCCGAACAACGGCTGATGGCGGTGCTCTGCGAAGTCAGCAACACGCCCTGGCGCGAGCGTTATCACTACGTGCTGCCGGCCAGTGGCGAAGGGCGCCAGCGCTTCAGCGTGGACAAGGCCTTTCACGTCTCGCCCTTCCTGCCGCGCGAGCTGCAGTACCGCATGAGCCTCAGCCCAGTGGGCGAGCGCCTGGGCGTGCACATGGCCGACTGGCAGGGCGACACCAAGGTGTTCGACGCCAACCTGGCCTTGCAGCGTCAACCCCTGACCCGCGCCAGCCTGCATCGCTATCTGCTGAGTTTTCCCTGGATGGCCGGCAAGACCCTGCTGGCCATCTATTGGCAGGCCCTGCGCCTGCTGCTCAAGCGCATCCCGATTTTTGACCACCGGCCCGCAGAAGGCAGCTTCCGCGTCGCCCGCCCACAAGCGAAGGACATGCCCCATGAAAAGCTCTAG
- a CDS encoding NAD(P)/FAD-dependent oxidoreductase — MKIAIVGSGIAGLTCAYLLQRNHDIQVFEASDWIGGHTHTVDVEVNGRAYAIDTGFIVFNDWTYPNFIRLLNELGVAFKPTEMSFSVSDPVTGTEYNGHDLNTLFAQRSNLLSPAFWGMVRDILRFNRKALDDLDQGRIAADMTLGDYLTRNGYGRRFIEHYIVPMGAAIWSMSLVDMLAFPLQFFVRFFKNHGLLSVSDRPQWHVIEGGSRSYVAPLTASFAERIRLNCPVLRVERDADGVTLHNAAGSERFDKVVFACHSDQALALLAQPSQAERDILGALPYANNDVVLHTDTRLLPKRPLAWASWNYRLGGPSEHPAAVTYDMNILQGIDSETTFCVSLNQTATIDPRQILGRFQYAHPQYSLAGIAAQARWQELAGAQHSYFCGAYWANGFHEDGVVSALRVARELGESW, encoded by the coding sequence ATGAAAATCGCCATCGTCGGCAGCGGCATCGCCGGCCTGACCTGCGCCTACCTGCTCCAGCGCAACCATGACATTCAGGTGTTCGAGGCCAGTGACTGGATCGGCGGCCACACCCATACCGTGGATGTGGAGGTGAATGGCCGCGCCTACGCCATCGACACCGGCTTCATCGTCTTCAATGACTGGACCTACCCCAACTTCATCCGCCTGCTGAACGAGCTGGGCGTGGCCTTCAAGCCCACCGAGATGAGTTTCTCGGTCAGCGACCCAGTGACCGGCACGGAATACAACGGCCACGACCTCAATACCCTCTTCGCCCAACGCAGCAACCTGCTATCGCCGGCCTTCTGGGGCATGGTGCGTGACATCCTGCGCTTCAACCGCAAGGCCCTGGACGACCTCGACCAGGGCCGCATCGCCGCCGACATGACCCTGGGTGACTACCTAACCCGCAACGGTTACGGCCGGCGCTTCATCGAGCACTACATCGTGCCCATGGGTGCGGCGATCTGGTCGATGTCGCTGGTGGACATGCTGGCCTTCCCGCTGCAGTTCTTCGTGCGCTTCTTCAAGAACCACGGCCTGCTGTCGGTGAGCGATCGCCCGCAATGGCACGTGATCGAAGGGGGCTCGCGCAGCTACGTGGCACCGCTGACCGCCAGTTTCGCCGAGCGTATCCGCCTCAACTGCCCGGTGCTGCGCGTCGAGCGCGACGCCGACGGTGTGACCCTGCACAACGCCGCCGGTAGCGAACGCTTCGACAAGGTGGTGTTCGCCTGCCACAGCGACCAGGCCCTGGCCCTGCTGGCCCAGCCCAGCCAGGCCGAACGGGACATCCTCGGCGCCCTGCCCTATGCCAACAACGACGTGGTGCTGCACACCGACACCCGCCTGCTACCCAAACGCCCCCTGGCCTGGGCCAGCTGGAACTATCGCCTCGGCGGCCCCAGCGAACATCCAGCCGCCGTGACCTACGACATGAACATCCTGCAGGGCATCGACAGCGAAACCACCTTCTGCGTCAGCCTCAACCAGACCGCCACCATCGACCCGCGCCAGATCCTCGGCCGCTTCCAGTACGCCCACCCGCAGTACAGCCTGGCCGGCATCGCCGCGCAGGCACGCTGGCAGGAACTGGCCGGTGCGCAGCACAGCTACTTCTGCGGCGCCTACTGGGCCAATGGCTTCCACGAGGATGGCGTGGTCAGCGCCCTGCGCGTGGCCCGCGAGCTGGGGGAAAGCTGGTGA
- a CDS encoding SDR family NAD(P)-dependent oxidoreductase codes for MKRIWLTGASSGIGAALAEELLRAGHRVALSARSVGPLQALAARYGEQVLVAPGDLTDAEQVRAIGQRIAQAWGALDCAILNAGTCEYVEVRQFEAAMIERVVSANLFSASHCIEAALPLLREGQRPHLVGVGSSVTYLPLPRSEAYGASKAAMRYLLQSLRIDLAAEGIDVTLVSPGFVDTPLTQKNDFPMPMRWPVERAARYIAERLDKRPHEIAFPTPFIAVLKLLGSLPSRLQLAIGRRLARNEDAQ; via the coding sequence ATGAAACGCATCTGGCTCACCGGCGCCAGCAGTGGCATCGGCGCGGCGCTGGCGGAAGAACTACTGCGCGCCGGCCACCGAGTCGCACTCAGCGCGCGCAGCGTCGGCCCGCTGCAGGCCCTGGCCGCACGCTATGGCGAGCAGGTTCTGGTGGCACCGGGGGATCTCACCGATGCCGAGCAGGTGCGCGCCATCGGCCAGCGCATCGCCCAGGCCTGGGGTGCGCTGGACTGCGCCATCCTCAACGCCGGCACCTGCGAATACGTCGAGGTGCGCCAGTTCGAGGCAGCGATGATCGAGCGTGTGGTCAGCGCCAACCTGTTCTCCGCCAGCCATTGCATCGAGGCGGCACTGCCCCTGTTGCGTGAGGGGCAACGTCCGCATCTGGTCGGTGTTGGCAGCTCGGTGACCTACCTGCCGTTGCCGCGCTCCGAAGCCTATGGCGCCTCCAAGGCGGCCATGCGCTACCTGCTGCAGAGCCTGCGCATAGACCTGGCCGCCGAAGGCATCGACGTTACCCTGGTCAGCCCTGGTTTCGTCGACACGCCGCTGACGCAGAAGAACGACTTCCCCATGCCCATGCGCTGGCCGGTGGAGCGCGCCGCGCGCTACATCGCCGAACGCCTGGACAAGCGCCCGCACGAAATCGCCTTCCCCACCCCCTTCATCGCCGTACTGAAACTGCTCGGCAGCCTGCCCAGCCGCCTGCAACTGGCCATCGGCCGGCGCCTGGCGCGTAACGAGGACGCTCAATGA
- a CDS encoding nuclear transport factor 2 family protein, giving the protein MSDFLRQFGQRFATLNKDNLDLLGELYSDDVSFRDPLHEVHGLSAVRRYFAELYANVEALQFEFHGFDQVAEGEGYLRWTMRYRHPRLRGGAEIAVEGCSHLRWRDKVYQHRDYFDAGALLYEHLPLMGRVIAWLKRRLA; this is encoded by the coding sequence ATGAGCGACTTTCTCCGCCAGTTCGGCCAGCGCTTCGCTACGCTGAACAAGGACAACCTCGACCTGCTCGGCGAGCTGTACAGCGATGACGTGTCGTTTCGCGACCCACTGCATGAGGTGCATGGGCTGAGCGCCGTGCGCCGCTACTTCGCCGAGCTGTACGCCAATGTCGAGGCCCTGCAGTTCGAGTTCCACGGCTTCGATCAGGTCGCCGAAGGCGAGGGCTACCTGCGCTGGACCATGCGCTACCGCCATCCGCGCCTGCGCGGCGGTGCCGAGATCGCCGTGGAGGGCTGCTCGCACCTGCGCTGGCGCGACAAGGTCTACCAGCACCGCGACTACTTCGACGCCGGTGCCCTGCTCTACGAACACCTGCCCCTGATGGGCAGGGTCATCGCCTGGCTGAAGCGGAGGTTGGCATGA
- the phrB gene encoding deoxyribodipyrimidine photo-lyase, with amino-acid sequence MRRLIWFRSDLRVQDNSALNQAMGAGPSIALYLITPGQWQRHDDAPCKVDFWLRNLAQLSQALAALGVPLLIRRCDDWQAAPAVIAELCHAHEVCAVHVNEEYGVNESQRDRTVAAYLAQQAIDWYSHLDQIFFRPGSVLTRSGGYFQVYSQFRRVCYEHLHASLPAVQPTPRPQAPLPLPADPVPTAVEGFATPSDLLRSLWPAGEQVAQQRLARFADEQVAYYQDERDFPAKPGTSQLSPYLAAGVLSPRQCLHAALAANKGEFDSGNPGVVTWINELLWREFYKHILVGYPRVSMHRAFRLETEAVSWRQAPEELAAWQEGRTGLPIIDAAMRQLRETGWMHNRLRMIVAMFLTKNLLIDWRAGERFFMRQLIDGDLAANNGGWQWSASTGTDAAPYFRIFNPISQSQKFDPDGHFIRQWVPELAGLNKRDIHDPSALGGLFAPAGYPRPIVDMARSRQRALAAFKNLAGSEEALA; translated from the coding sequence ATGCGCCGACTGATCTGGTTTCGCAGCGACCTGCGCGTGCAGGACAACAGCGCCCTGAACCAGGCCATGGGCGCCGGGCCGAGCATCGCCTTATACCTGATCACCCCTGGGCAATGGCAGCGCCATGACGACGCCCCGTGCAAGGTGGATTTCTGGCTGCGCAACCTGGCTCAGCTAAGCCAGGCACTGGCGGCCCTCGGCGTGCCACTGCTGATACGCCGCTGCGACGACTGGCAGGCAGCCCCGGCGGTAATCGCCGAGCTGTGCCATGCGCACGAGGTCTGCGCCGTGCACGTCAACGAGGAATATGGCGTCAACGAAAGCCAGCGTGATCGAACCGTCGCGGCCTATCTCGCCCAGCAGGCCATCGACTGGTACAGCCACCTCGACCAGATCTTCTTCCGCCCCGGTAGCGTGCTGACCCGCTCGGGTGGCTACTTCCAGGTCTACAGCCAGTTCCGCCGGGTCTGCTACGAGCACCTGCATGCGAGCCTCCCAGCCGTGCAGCCCACGCCCAGGCCGCAGGCGCCCCTGCCGCTGCCGGCCGACCCGGTGCCCACTGCCGTGGAAGGTTTCGCCACGCCCAGTGATCTGCTACGCAGCCTCTGGCCAGCCGGCGAACAGGTCGCCCAGCAACGCCTGGCGCGCTTCGCCGACGAGCAGGTCGCCTACTACCAGGACGAGCGCGATTTTCCCGCCAAGCCCGGCACCAGCCAGCTATCTCCCTACCTGGCCGCTGGCGTGCTGTCGCCACGCCAGTGTCTGCATGCGGCGCTGGCGGCCAATAAAGGCGAATTCGACAGCGGCAACCCCGGCGTCGTCACCTGGATCAACGAGCTGCTCTGGCGCGAGTTCTACAAGCACATCCTGGTGGGCTACCCGCGCGTGTCGATGCATCGTGCCTTCCGCCTGGAGACCGAAGCCGTGTCCTGGCGTCAGGCGCCCGAGGAACTGGCGGCCTGGCAGGAGGGGCGCACCGGCCTGCCGATCATCGACGCGGCCATGCGCCAGTTGCGCGAAACCGGCTGGATGCACAACCGCCTGCGCATGATCGTCGCCATGTTCCTGACCAAGAACCTGCTGATCGACTGGCGCGCAGGCGAACGCTTCTTCATGCGCCAGCTGATCGACGGCGACCTGGCGGCGAACAATGGCGGCTGGCAGTGGAGCGCCTCCACCGGCACCGACGCCGCGCCCTACTTCCGCATCTTCAACCCCATCAGCCAGTCGCAGAAATTCGACCCGGACGGTCACTTCATCCGCCAATGGGTGCCGGAACTGGCAGGCCTGAACAAGCGCGACATCCATGACCCGTCCGCACTCGGCGGCCTGTTCGCTCCGGCCGGCTACCCGCGTCCGATAGTCGACATGGCCCGCTCACGGCAACGCGCCCTGGCGGCCTTCAAGAACCTGGCCGGCAGCGAAGAGGCCCTGGCATGA
- a CDS encoding MerR family transcriptional regulator has protein sequence MNTDTLVDHETGNDYRQALDEGYLPIREVARSTGVNAVTLRAWERRYGLIVPYRTPKGHRLYSPANVTRIQAILAWLARGVAVGQVKSLLDHEQVPQPTNTDNWSRLRNELLTCIVQFNERRLDERFNASLALYPAATLAAQLLWPLLGDLRLRWQGQFGNRAEQVFFFSWLRSKLATRVYHSNRQANGAPLLLVNIGDAPMEPGLWLSAWLISASDCPVEVFDWPVPPNELLGVLEQMVPRALLLYAEQALDGSLVHRQLPRLAEQSPVPLLIAGPATHIHRDALVALNSASDPLAAHAWLCSSGLLGPQEVPSCAD, from the coding sequence ATGAATACCGATACCCTGGTCGATCACGAAACCGGCAACGACTATCGTCAGGCCCTCGACGAGGGCTACCTGCCGATTCGCGAAGTGGCACGCAGCACCGGCGTCAATGCCGTGACCCTGCGTGCCTGGGAACGCCGCTATGGCCTGATCGTGCCCTACCGCACCCCCAAGGGCCACCGCCTCTACTCACCCGCCAACGTCACGCGCATCCAGGCCATCCTCGCCTGGCTGGCCAGAGGCGTGGCCGTGGGCCAGGTCAAGTCGCTGCTCGACCACGAGCAGGTGCCGCAACCGACGAACACCGACAACTGGTCGCGCCTGCGCAACGAACTGCTGACCTGCATCGTCCAGTTCAACGAACGCCGCCTGGACGAGCGCTTCAATGCCAGCCTGGCGTTATACCCGGCGGCCACCCTGGCCGCGCAGTTGCTCTGGCCCCTGTTGGGGGATTTGCGCCTGCGTTGGCAGGGCCAGTTCGGCAACCGCGCCGAACAGGTGTTCTTCTTCTCCTGGCTGCGCAGCAAGCTGGCTACCCGCGTCTACCACAGCAACCGGCAGGCCAACGGAGCGCCGCTGCTGCTGGTCAACATCGGCGACGCACCGATGGAGCCCGGGCTCTGGCTCAGCGCCTGGCTGATCAGCGCCAGCGATTGCCCGGTGGAAGTCTTCGACTGGCCGGTGCCGCCCAACGAGCTGCTCGGCGTGCTGGAGCAGATGGTTCCACGCGCCCTGCTGCTGTATGCCGAACAGGCGCTCGACGGCAGCCTGGTGCACCGTCAGTTGCCACGTCTGGCCGAGCAATCTCCAGTACCGCTGCTGATTGCCGGCCCCGCTACCCATATCCATCGCGATGCCCTGGTCGCGCTGAATTCGGCCAGCGACCCGCTGGCGGCCCACGCCTGGCTTTGCAGCAGTGGCCTGCTAGGCCCTCAGGAGGTTCCGTCATGCGCCGACTGA
- a CDS encoding YbgA family protein: MQASRPKLGISACLMGDEVRYNGGHKLSQLCSRELNRHFDFIKTCPEVGIGMSVPREPIRLVGDPQAPRAVGTVDPSRDVTDALAAYGERMADELNDIDGFIFMQQSPSCGLHRVKVYQQGGRPSEPGRGIFAAHFCARHPDLPVEEAGRLMDPVLRENFITRVYAHAEWRRLLREGLSRGALIAFHSRYKYLLMATDPLRYKSLGRLLGNLAQHELDSLAPQYFSELMKALQKCATRGTHSNVLQHLSGYLKRALSADEKQEMQQLIGQYRDGIVPLVVPLTLLKHHFRRHPDRYIAEQAYLQPHPEPLSLRNAL; encoded by the coding sequence ATGCAAGCGAGCAGACCCAAGCTGGGTATCAGCGCCTGCCTCATGGGCGACGAAGTGCGCTACAACGGTGGGCACAAGCTTTCGCAACTGTGCAGCCGCGAACTGAATCGGCATTTCGACTTCATCAAGACCTGCCCGGAAGTGGGCATCGGCATGAGCGTGCCGCGCGAACCCATTCGCCTGGTGGGTGATCCGCAAGCGCCACGCGCGGTCGGCACGGTCGACCCTTCGCGGGACGTCACCGACGCACTGGCCGCCTACGGCGAGCGCATGGCCGACGAGCTGAACGACATCGATGGCTTCATCTTCATGCAGCAGTCCCCGTCCTGCGGGCTGCATCGGGTCAAGGTGTATCAGCAAGGCGGTCGCCCCAGCGAACCGGGACGCGGAATCTTCGCCGCCCACTTCTGCGCCCGTCACCCCGATCTGCCCGTGGAAGAAGCCGGCCGGCTGATGGATCCGGTGCTGCGCGAAAACTTCATCACCCGCGTCTATGCCCATGCCGAATGGCGACGACTGCTGCGTGAGGGGCTCAGCCGTGGCGCGCTGATCGCCTTCCACTCGCGCTACAAGTACCTGCTGATGGCCACCGACCCGCTGCGCTACAAATCCCTTGGCCGCCTGCTCGGTAACCTCGCCCAGCACGAGCTCGACAGCCTGGCGCCGCAATACTTCAGCGAACTGATGAAGGCGTTGCAAAAGTGCGCCACCCGCGGCACCCACAGCAACGTGCTGCAGCATCTGAGCGGCTACCTCAAACGCGCCCTGAGCGCCGACGAGAAACAGGAAATGCAGCAACTGATCGGCCAGTACCGCGACGGTATCGTGCCGCTGGTGGTGCCGCTGACCCTGCTCAAGCACCACTTCCGCCGCCATCCGGATCGCTACATCGCGGAGCAGGCCTACCTGCAACCGCACCCGGAACCCCTCAGCCTGCGCAATGCGTTGTGA